GTGCGGCCGTCGACGACGGGACTCGAACCGGCGTCCGTCTGTCCCGTGATGCTCTCGTAGGAGGGGGTCGAAGGCTCGTTGTTGAGGTCGATACTGACGACCGGGACTTCGCCGTTCTTCGTCCGTTCGACCGCTCGCTGTCGAATCAGTTCGGCCGAGTTCCGGCGAGTCCTCCAACTGGCAGAGGAGACGTGAGCGTTGCAGAACCAGATGTCGGTTCCCGTCGCCGTGTCGGTGAGACTCGCCCACGTCGATATTCTGGGGTACCGGGCCGCCCATCCGATACTCGGCTTCTCGGGCGTCGGCGAGAGCCAAAACTCTCCCGTCTCTCGCATCTCGAAGCGGTTCGTCGCCCACGCGACGGGAACGGCCTCGCTCTCCTCGCCACCCTCGCGGCCGATGCCGTACCACTCGTAGTCGGGAAACGCCTCTCTGAGGTCCGAAAACTGCCCGGGTTTGGCCTCTTGGATACCCAACAGGCCGGGTTCGAGTCCGCCGATAGCCTCGGTGACGCGGGGCCGACGCGACTCCCACGGGTGGTCGCTGTTCGAGGTTTCGTGCAAGATATTGAACGAACAGGCCGTGATCGGTCCGTCGTCGGGCGGCCCGGAGTCGTCGGCGTCGTCGGACTGACCCGAATCCGTCGTGCTGTCAGACTGCCCGGAGTCCGCTGTGCGTTCGGACTGTCCCGAGTCGTCAGCGTCGTCGGATTGGCCGGAATCGTCGGAGCTGAAAAGGTGTCCGAGAACGCCGCCGCCGCCGGCTACCGCGAGTACGGCACCGGCGCCCAAAAGCGTCTCCCGACGCGACGGAGATGATTCGTCCATCTTCTCTATATCCGAGCTGCGTCCTGTAAATATATTTTACACTAACCGGAGACTGTGTTGTTTAACAGGGAATGTCCGTTGAGGACCGGTCGATTTGCCGTCGGTCGCTCGTCCGTGCGACCCCGTGGCGGCACTCGAAAACACTTATTCGTACGCTCCGACTCGGGACGCATATGAGTGAAATCGTTGTAACGCTCCCCGACGGCACGGAGTTACCCGTCGA
This genomic window from Halopelagius inordinatus contains:
- a CDS encoding endonuclease/exonuclease/phosphatase family protein, with the protein product MDESSPSRRETLLGAGAVLAVAGGGGVLGHLFSSDDSGQSDDADDSGQSERTADSGQSDSTTDSGQSDDADDSGPPDDGPITACSFNILHETSNSDHPWESRRPRVTEAIGGLEPGLLGIQEAKPGQFSDLREAFPDYEWYGIGREGGEESEAVPVAWATNRFEMRETGEFWLSPTPEKPSIGWAARYPRISTWASLTDTATGTDIWFCNAHVSSASWRTRRNSAELIRQRAVERTKNGEVPVVSIDLNNEPSTPSYESITGQTDAGSSPVVDGRTAADEASVRGPEKTYHAFTNEPKERFDYVFTPKSADVHEYRTLEVREGGYRSDHLPVAATFEL